The following proteins are co-located in the bacterium genome:
- a CDS encoding HPr family phosphocarrier protein codes for MCVKHLTIEKDVGLNLLECTKIAQAISEYRADTFIIKNDNMVNARSILDSMSLEAKKGDRLTITADGEDEKEAILALERLVVGDAKSIWNQQSEPVCKNNCSGGCREGKGCPCKTVACGANG; via the coding sequence ATGTGCGTAAAACATTTAACAATAGAAAAAGATGTGGGGTTGAATCTTTTGGAATGCACAAAGATTGCCCAGGCAATCTCTGAATACAGGGCAGATACCTTTATTATAAAGAATGATAATATGGTGAATGCACGCTCTATTCTTGACTCTATGTCTTTGGAGGCAAAAAAGGGGGATAGGCTTACAATCACTGCCGACGGCGAGGATGAAAAAGAGGCAATACTCGCATTAGAAAGATTGGTAGTGGGGGATGCTAAATCAATCTGGAATCAACAATCAGAGCCTGTATGCAAGAATAATTGCAGTGGGGGGTGTCGTGAAGGTAAGGGGTGTCCATGTAAGACTGTGGCTTGTGGAGCTAATGGATGA
- a CDS encoding class I SAM-dependent methyltransferase, protein MKLYKIEKVFMNNPIRVWLQRKVESPIMFEGLNLPKEPVCLEIGCGRGVGTLLINHRFGCKKVVAIDYDHEMIGQAKDYYTNPPGWARDIRKDNIDLKVGDASNMEFPDNCFDCVFSFGIFHHIKDWQKAISEVHRVLKPNGYFSFEEFFLENMIWKINFQVAKRFFGHAPYVLLEEKEFRDCLKKLGFLFLRYKKERIPMSHCHAIMRKKGINSS, encoded by the coding sequence ATGAAACTCTATAAAATCGAAAAGGTCTTTATGAATAATCCCATAAGGGTTTGGCTTCAAAGAAAGGTTGAGTCCCCAATTATGTTTGAGGGGCTTAATCTTCCCAAGGAACCGGTATGCCTTGAGATAGGCTGTGGAAGAGGGGTAGGCACCCTTCTTATCAATCATCGTTTTGGATGCAAGAAGGTGGTGGCAATTGATTATGATCATGAGATGATAGGGCAAGCAAAAGACTATTATACCAACCCTCCAGGATGGGCAAGGGATATCAGAAAAGACAATATTGACCTTAAGGTAGGCGATGCCTCAAATATGGAATTTCCTGATAACTGCTTTGATTGTGTATTCTCCTTTGGGATATTTCATCATATCAAGGATTGGCAGAAGGCCATCTCTGAGGTCCACAGGGTATTAAAGCCTAATGGATATTTCTCATTTGAGGAATTTTTCTTAGAGAATATGATTTGGAAGATCAATTTCCAAGTTGCAAAAAGGTTTTTTGGTCATGCCCCATACGTCCTTCTTGAAGAGAAAGAATTCAGGGATTGTTTGAAAAAGTTGGGATTCTTGTTTTTAAGGTACAAGAAAGAGCGGATACCCATGAGTCATTGCCATGCGATAATGAGAAAGAAAGGGATAAACAGCAGCTAA